In Vibrio japonicus, one DNA window encodes the following:
- a CDS encoding MgtC/SapB family protein, with amino-acid sequence MQLPIEQILDLGPFSWPALLCCAINGILIGVERQTRGKPVGIRTSILIICGTYLFMSMAVSLSPNTLDQARVLGQIITGVGFLGAGVMMTQDGKIHGVTSAAVIWVLAALGLMIGLGYLQQSVVITVLALGVLLGVDRAENRVKALRRGVHQKFQSRKLPSRKSAETYQPAEKIEPTLTEPQKISV; translated from the coding sequence ATGCAACTACCTATCGAACAAATTCTCGACCTTGGCCCCTTTAGTTGGCCAGCCCTTCTATGCTGCGCGATCAACGGTATTTTAATTGGTGTCGAACGACAAACCCGAGGCAAACCTGTCGGTATTCGGACATCCATCTTAATCATATGTGGAACATACCTGTTCATGTCGATGGCTGTGTCACTGTCGCCCAATACTCTAGATCAAGCTAGAGTTCTTGGACAGATTATTACTGGCGTTGGCTTTTTAGGCGCAGGGGTGATGATGACACAAGATGGAAAAATCCATGGTGTAACATCGGCCGCTGTTATTTGGGTACTCGCAGCCCTAGGTCTGATGATTGGTTTGGGCTACTTGCAGCAATCTGTCGTGATTACTGTTTTAGCACTGGGCGTGCTGTTAGGTGTTGACCGCGCTGAAAACCGAGTTAAAGCACTGCGACGTGGCGTACATCAAAAGTTTCAAAGCCGAAAGCTACCATCGCGAAAATCTGCGGAAACTTACCAACCAGCAGAAAAAATTGAACCCACGCTTACTGAACCTCAAAAAATCAGTGTTTAA
- the epmB gene encoding EF-P beta-lysylation protein EpmB — MPHIITRNVDSVEQNWLKQLANGISDPLKLLEQLEIDPKPWQSGFEARKLFAQRVPQSFVDRMEKGNPFDPLLRQVLPLSEEFEVYQGYSNDPLEEQNNAIPGLLHKYRNRALMIVKGGCAINCRYCFRRHFPYQENKGNKSVWQQSLDYISQHPELNEVILSGGDPLMAKDDELQWLIDHIADIPHIKRLRVHSRLPVVIPARVTEQLTSILEGTRLQVIFVTHINHAQEINQALSDSLYKLKRAGVTLLNQGVILKGVNNSVDAQVALSEALFDAGILPYYMHVLDKVQGAAHFFISDEEAKSIMAGVIEKVSGYLVPKLTREIGGRSSKTPLDLHLE; from the coding sequence ATGCCGCACATAATAACCCGAAATGTCGATTCTGTTGAGCAAAACTGGCTCAAACAGCTAGCGAATGGGATCTCAGATCCTTTAAAACTGCTGGAGCAGCTAGAAATAGATCCCAAACCTTGGCAAAGCGGGTTTGAAGCGAGGAAGCTTTTTGCGCAGCGTGTGCCGCAAAGTTTTGTCGATAGAATGGAAAAAGGCAATCCTTTTGATCCTCTATTGCGTCAGGTTCTACCATTATCGGAAGAGTTCGAAGTATACCAAGGGTATTCAAACGATCCTTTAGAGGAGCAAAATAACGCCATTCCCGGCTTATTGCACAAGTATCGCAATCGGGCCCTGATGATTGTAAAGGGTGGGTGTGCCATTAACTGTCGCTACTGTTTTCGTCGTCATTTCCCTTATCAAGAAAACAAAGGCAACAAATCCGTTTGGCAACAGAGTCTTGACTACATTTCTCAACATCCAGAACTGAATGAAGTCATCCTTTCCGGTGGCGATCCCTTAATGGCGAAAGATGATGAGCTACAATGGCTCATTGATCATATTGCCGATATCCCTCATATCAAACGACTGAGGGTTCACTCACGTCTGCCTGTCGTAATCCCTGCGCGAGTCACCGAACAGTTAACTTCAATTTTGGAAGGCACTCGCTTACAAGTCATTTTTGTCACTCACATAAACCATGCCCAAGAAATAAACCAAGCGCTATCCGATTCGCTGTACAAACTAAAAAGAGCCGGGGTCACTCTGCTTAACCAAGGGGTTATTCTAAAAGGCGTCAACAACAGTGTAGACGCGCAAGTGGCGTTGAGCGAAGCGCTATTTGATGCGGGTATTCTTCCGTACTACATGCACGTGCTTGATAAAGTACAAGGCGCTGCACACTTCTTTATCTCGGACGAAGAAGCGAAAAGCATTATGGCCGGAGTGATAGAGAAAGTGTCTGGATACCTAGTACCAAAACTTACGCGCGAAATTGGCGGCCGAAGCAGTAAAACACCTTTAGATTTGCACCTGGAATAA
- the efp gene encoding elongation factor P: MATVSTNEFKGGLKIMLDNEPCVILENEYVKPGKGQAFNRVKIRKLLSGKVLEKTFKSGDTMEVADVMDMDLDYLYNDGEFYHFMNSETFEQIAADLKAVGDSAKWLVENDTCMLTLWNGNPIVVTPPNFVELEVTDTDPGLKGDTQGTGGKPATLSTGAVVRVPLFISIGEVIKVDTRSGEYVGRVK; this comes from the coding sequence ATGGCTACTGTTAGCACGAATGAATTCAAAGGCGGTCTTAAAATTATGCTTGATAATGAGCCTTGTGTCATTCTCGAAAACGAGTATGTAAAACCAGGTAAAGGTCAGGCGTTCAACCGCGTTAAAATCCGTAAGTTGCTTTCAGGTAAAGTTCTAGAAAAAACATTCAAGTCTGGCGACACGATGGAAGTTGCTGACGTAATGGATATGGATCTAGATTACCTATACAACGACGGTGAATTCTACCACTTCATGAACAGCGAGACATTTGAGCAAATCGCAGCAGATCTGAAAGCGGTAGGCGATAGCGCGAAATGGTTAGTAGAAAACGACACGTGTATGTTGACTCTATGGAACGGCAACCCGATTGTTGTTACTCCACCAAACTTCGTAGAGCTAGAAGTAACAGATACAGATCCTGGCCTGAAAGGCGACACGCAGGGTACTGGCGGTAAACCAGCGACTCTATCTACTGGTGCGGTAGTTCGTGTTCCTCTATTCATCTCTATCGGTGAAGTGATCAAGGTTGACACTCGCTCTGGTGAATACGTTGGTCGTGTGAAATAA